In Helianthus annuus cultivar XRQ/B chromosome 8, HanXRQr2.0-SUNRISE, whole genome shotgun sequence, a single genomic region encodes these proteins:
- the LOC110921380 gene encoding nuclear transport factor 2 isoform X2: MAMQAENPAGVLPSAQVVGNAFVEQYYHILHQSPELVHKFYQDSSILSRPDANGLMSSVTTMQAIDEKIQSLDYKNYKAEIKTADAQDSHQSGVIVLVTGCLTGKDNVKRKFAQTFFLAPQEKGYFVQNDVFRYVEEREPLENPSPSVENIVDSASADLAVKSSDDNPTNETATNVATEDLNIRPDVCDPEDKEGSGSGLEEEVADEPALVQKSPNVAGPVQKPDSSATLDEKKSYASIVRVTKISGSSGTGHGQTGSLRWAPANTDQHKSRPAKPSPEPETLVPVVVNGPESNNVNDDEGHSIYVRNLPMNATVAQLEEEFKKFGPIKSNGIQVRSNKQQGFCFGFVEFESLDSMHNAIKAPSMTIGNRQVVVEEKRTTTRVGGSGGGRGRYSSGRGGGFRGRGGYFGGRNSGRNEFRYQGEFPNRSKGPTGRNSEVYQRVDQNNGGRYTHQPNKESNSTQ; encoded by the exons ATGGCAATGCAAGCAGAAAATCCTGCTGGTGTTCTTCCGAGTGCTCAAGTTGTTGGCAATGCGTTCGTGGAGCAGTACTATCATATTCTCCATCAGTCTCCCGAATTAGTTCATAAGTTTTATCAGGATTCAAGCATCTTAAGCAGGCCAGATGCAAACGGTCTGATGAGTTCCGTGACAACTATGCAA GCGATTGATGAGAAGATCCAGTCCCTTGATTACAAGAACTATAAGGCAGAGATTAAAACGGCAGATGCACAAGATTCACATCAGTCGGGGGTAATCGTTCTAGTGACCGGATGTTTAACTGGGAAAGACAACGTCAAAAGGAAATTTGCACAAACGTTCTTTCTTGCTCCACAAGAAAAGGGCTACTTTGTTCAAAATGATGTATTTAGGTATGTTGAGGAGAGAGAACCACTGGAGAATCCTTCTCCATCCGTTGAGAATATTGTAGACAGTGCTTCAGCAGATCTTGCCGTAAAAAGTTCAG ATGATAACCCCACAAATGAGACCGCAACAAACGTAGCAACCGAAGATCTTAATATCAGGCCAGATGTTTGTGACCCTGAGGATAAAGAAGGATCAGGGTCGGGTCTTGAGGAAGAAGTTGCGGATGAACCTGCTCTAGTTCAGAAAAGCCCGAACGTAGCGGGTCCTGTTCAGAAACCAGATTCTTCTGCAACCCTAGATGAGAAGAAATCATATGCTTCAATT GTGAGGGTAACCAAGATTTCTGGATCATCGGGTACTGGTCATGGTCAAACGGGCAGTTTAAGGTGGGCCCCTGCTAACACTGATCAACACAAATCTAGGCCCGCAAAGCCTTCTCCGGAACCAGAAACATTAGTCCCTGTGGTTGTTAATGGTCCTGAAAGCAACAACGTTAATGATGATG AAGGTCACTCCATATATGTACGGAATTTACCAATGAATGCAACTGTCGCACAACTGGAAGAGGAATTTAAAAAGTTTGGGCCCATAAAAAGCAACGGTATCCAAGTCAGAAGTAATAAG CAACAGGGATTCTGTTTCGGATTTGTGGAATTCGAGTCATTGGATTCCATGCATAATGCTATCAAG GCACCTTCCATGACAATCGGGAACCGCCAGGTGGTAGTTGAAGAAAAGAGAACTACAACACGAG TTGGCGGCAGTGGTGGTGGAAGAGGACGCTACTCCTCTGGAAGAGGCGGTGGTTTCAGGGGTCGTGGTGGTTACTTTGGAGGCCGAAATTCTGGCAGAAATGAGTTTAGATACCAAGGCGAGTTTCCCAACCGTTCAAAGGGTCCAACAGGACGAAATTCAGAGGTCTATCAAAGAGTTGACCAGAACAATGGCGGCCGATACACTCATCAACCAAATAAAGAATCCAATTCCACACAGTAA
- the LOC110921380 gene encoding nuclear transport factor 2 isoform X1, which produces MAMQAENPAGVLPSAQVVGNAFVEQYYHILHQSPELVHKFYQDSSILSRPDANGLMSSVTTMQAIDEKIQSLDYKNYKAEIKTADAQDSHQSGVIVLVTGCLTGKDNVKRKFAQTFFLAPQEKGYFVQNDVFRYVEEREPLENPSPSVENIVDSASADLAVKSSDDNPTNETATNVATEDLNIRPDVCDPEDKEGSGSGLEEEVADEPALVQKSPNVAGPVQKPDSSATLDEKKSYASIVRVTKISGSSGTGHGQTGSLRWAPANTDQHKSRPAKPSPEPETLVPVVVNGPESNNVNDDAEGHSIYVRNLPMNATVAQLEEEFKKFGPIKSNGIQVRSNKQQGFCFGFVEFESLDSMHNAIKAPSMTIGNRQVVVEEKRTTTRVGGSGGGRGRYSSGRGGGFRGRGGYFGGRNSGRNEFRYQGEFPNRSKGPTGRNSEVYQRVDQNNGGRYTHQPNKESNSTQ; this is translated from the exons ATGGCAATGCAAGCAGAAAATCCTGCTGGTGTTCTTCCGAGTGCTCAAGTTGTTGGCAATGCGTTCGTGGAGCAGTACTATCATATTCTCCATCAGTCTCCCGAATTAGTTCATAAGTTTTATCAGGATTCAAGCATCTTAAGCAGGCCAGATGCAAACGGTCTGATGAGTTCCGTGACAACTATGCAA GCGATTGATGAGAAGATCCAGTCCCTTGATTACAAGAACTATAAGGCAGAGATTAAAACGGCAGATGCACAAGATTCACATCAGTCGGGGGTAATCGTTCTAGTGACCGGATGTTTAACTGGGAAAGACAACGTCAAAAGGAAATTTGCACAAACGTTCTTTCTTGCTCCACAAGAAAAGGGCTACTTTGTTCAAAATGATGTATTTAGGTATGTTGAGGAGAGAGAACCACTGGAGAATCCTTCTCCATCCGTTGAGAATATTGTAGACAGTGCTTCAGCAGATCTTGCCGTAAAAAGTTCAG ATGATAACCCCACAAATGAGACCGCAACAAACGTAGCAACCGAAGATCTTAATATCAGGCCAGATGTTTGTGACCCTGAGGATAAAGAAGGATCAGGGTCGGGTCTTGAGGAAGAAGTTGCGGATGAACCTGCTCTAGTTCAGAAAAGCCCGAACGTAGCGGGTCCTGTTCAGAAACCAGATTCTTCTGCAACCCTAGATGAGAAGAAATCATATGCTTCAATT GTGAGGGTAACCAAGATTTCTGGATCATCGGGTACTGGTCATGGTCAAACGGGCAGTTTAAGGTGGGCCCCTGCTAACACTGATCAACACAAATCTAGGCCCGCAAAGCCTTCTCCGGAACCAGAAACATTAGTCCCTGTGGTTGTTAATGGTCCTGAAAGCAACAACGTTAATGATGATG CAGAAGGTCACTCCATATATGTACGGAATTTACCAATGAATGCAACTGTCGCACAACTGGAAGAGGAATTTAAAAAGTTTGGGCCCATAAAAAGCAACGGTATCCAAGTCAGAAGTAATAAG CAACAGGGATTCTGTTTCGGATTTGTGGAATTCGAGTCATTGGATTCCATGCATAATGCTATCAAG GCACCTTCCATGACAATCGGGAACCGCCAGGTGGTAGTTGAAGAAAAGAGAACTACAACACGAG TTGGCGGCAGTGGTGGTGGAAGAGGACGCTACTCCTCTGGAAGAGGCGGTGGTTTCAGGGGTCGTGGTGGTTACTTTGGAGGCCGAAATTCTGGCAGAAATGAGTTTAGATACCAAGGCGAGTTTCCCAACCGTTCAAAGGGTCCAACAGGACGAAATTCAGAGGTCTATCAAAGAGTTGACCAGAACAATGGCGGCCGATACACTCATCAACCAAATAAAGAATCCAATTCCACACAGTAA